The proteins below come from a single Microbacterium sp. SLBN-154 genomic window:
- the ftsH gene encoding ATP-dependent zinc metalloprotease FtsH has product MNLKKITRNPLFYIVLIGIFLIVGFSLISSLGGAKQISTQEGLELLDGGTVTEVLNTDGDQRVDLTLAEPYEGATEVQFYYVQARAEEVVNAINAADPEDGFNDSVPQPSWFDGFLSLMIPLLLLGLLFWFLLSSAQGGGSKVMQFGKSRAKLVTKEMPQVTFVDVAGADEAIEEMQEIKDFLKDPAKFQAVGARIPKGVLLYGPPGTGKTLLARAVAGEAGVPFYSISGSDFVEMFVGVGASRVRDLFNQAKENAPAIIFIDEIDAVGRHRGAGMGGGHDEREQTLNQMLVEMDGFDPKANVIVIAATNRPDILDPALLRPGRFDRQIGVDAPDLKGRQKILQVHGRGKPLADSVDLEVVARKTPGFTGADLANVLNEAALLTARSNAQLIDNRALDEAIDRVIAGPQRRTRVMRDKEKLITAYHEGGHALAAAAMNHTDPVTKVTILPRGKALGYTMVLPLDDKYSVTRNELQDQLTYAMGGRVAEEIVFHDPTTGASNDIEKATSIARKMVTEYGMTTQVGPVKLGQSSGEVFMGRDMGHGRDFSERIAERVDAEVRALIEQAHNEAYEVINANRDVLDKLALALLEKETLDHIELAEIFSDISKLPPRPQWLSSSDRPVSTLPPVDVPRRAEPAGVAASVEADEPAAEKAPRRRPSGQARPATA; this is encoded by the coding sequence ATGAACCTGAAGAAGATCACCAGGAATCCCCTGTTCTACATCGTGCTGATCGGGATCTTCCTGATCGTGGGCTTCTCGCTGATCTCGAGCCTGGGCGGTGCGAAGCAGATCTCCACGCAGGAGGGTCTGGAACTCCTCGACGGCGGCACGGTGACCGAGGTCCTCAACACCGACGGCGACCAGCGCGTCGACCTCACCCTCGCCGAGCCCTACGAGGGTGCCACCGAGGTGCAGTTCTACTACGTCCAGGCCCGCGCCGAAGAGGTCGTGAACGCCATCAACGCCGCCGACCCCGAGGACGGCTTCAACGACTCGGTGCCGCAGCCGTCGTGGTTCGACGGGTTCCTGTCGCTGATGATCCCGCTGCTGCTGCTGGGTCTGCTGTTCTGGTTCCTGCTCTCCAGCGCGCAGGGCGGCGGCAGCAAGGTCATGCAGTTCGGCAAGTCGCGCGCGAAGCTCGTGACCAAGGAGATGCCGCAGGTCACCTTCGTCGACGTCGCCGGTGCCGATGAGGCCATCGAGGAGATGCAGGAGATCAAGGACTTCCTGAAGGACCCCGCCAAGTTCCAGGCGGTCGGTGCGCGTATCCCGAAGGGCGTGCTGCTGTACGGCCCTCCCGGAACGGGCAAGACGCTCCTGGCCCGCGCCGTCGCAGGTGAGGCGGGCGTTCCCTTCTACTCGATCTCGGGCTCGGACTTCGTCGAGATGTTCGTCGGCGTCGGCGCCAGCCGCGTGCGCGACCTGTTCAACCAGGCCAAGGAGAACGCTCCGGCCATCATCTTCATCGACGAGATCGACGCCGTCGGCCGCCACCGCGGCGCCGGCATGGGCGGCGGGCACGACGAGCGCGAGCAGACCCTGAACCAGATGCTCGTCGAGATGGACGGCTTCGACCCGAAGGCGAACGTCATCGTCATCGCGGCGACGAACCGTCCCGACATCCTCGACCCGGCACTTCTGCGCCCCGGCCGATTCGACCGCCAGATCGGCGTCGACGCGCCCGACCTCAAGGGCCGCCAGAAGATCCTGCAGGTGCACGGTCGTGGCAAGCCCCTCGCCGACAGCGTCGACCTCGAGGTCGTCGCTCGCAAGACCCCGGGCTTCACCGGCGCCGACCTCGCGAACGTGCTGAACGAGGCGGCCCTGCTGACCGCCCGCTCCAACGCCCAGCTGATCGACAATCGCGCGCTCGACGAGGCGATCGACCGCGTCATCGCCGGCCCGCAGCGGCGCACCCGCGTCATGCGCGACAAGGAGAAGCTGATCACCGCGTACCACGAGGGCGGGCACGCCCTGGCTGCCGCGGCGATGAACCACACCGACCCGGTGACGAAGGTCACGATCCTCCCGCGCGGCAAGGCCCTCGGCTACACGATGGTGCTGCCCCTCGACGACAAGTACTCCGTCACCCGCAACGAGCTGCAGGACCAGCTCACCTACGCCATGGGCGGCCGCGTCGCCGAGGAGATCGTCTTCCACGACCCCACCACCGGCGCCTCGAACGACATCGAGAAGGCCACGAGCATCGCCCGCAAGATGGTGACCGAGTACGGGATGACCACTCAGGTCGGCCCGGTCAAGCTCGGCCAATCCTCGGGTGAGGTGTTCATGGGCCGCGACATGGGTCACGGCCGCGACTTCAGCGAGCGCATCGCCGAGCGGGTCGACGCCGAGGTGCGCGCGCTCATCGAGCAGGCGCACAACGAGGCGTACGAGGTCATCAACGCCAACCGCGACGTCCTCGACAAGCTCGCCCTGGCGCTCCTCGAGAAGGAGACGCTGGATCACATCGAACTCGCCGAGATCTTCTCCGACATCAGCAAGCTCCCGCCACGTCCGCAGTGGCTTTCCAGCAGCGACCGGCCCGTGTCGACTCTTCCCCCAGTCGACGTGCCGCGACGCGCGGAGCCCGCGGGCGTGGCGGCTTCTGTCGAAGCCGACGAGCCTGCCGCCGAGAAGGCGCCGCGCCGCCGGCCGAGCGGACAGGCGCGCCCGGCGACCGCGTAG
- a CDS encoding HD domain-containing protein — protein MTLQTIHPVDTSPIHADERDGDLDPVWRAVVAESRTRANDIHLPISFAFAERLCDAYPDADALVVRVAILLHDTGWARVDERRILDEGFSGDWRRADVRYEHERHGCDIAREVLPPLGYDDDFVERVTAIIDGHDTRPVAHSLEDSLVRDADRLWRFTPAGIALASGWFRLTPAEYCRRLRAEIIPELLTEAAVLMAEAELGRSEILLKTEQLA, from the coding sequence ATGACCCTGCAGACCATCCACCCCGTCGACACGTCGCCCATCCACGCCGACGAGCGAGACGGCGACCTCGACCCCGTCTGGCGGGCGGTCGTCGCCGAGTCCCGCACGCGGGCCAACGACATCCATCTGCCGATCTCGTTCGCCTTCGCCGAGCGGCTGTGCGACGCGTACCCCGATGCCGACGCGCTCGTCGTGCGGGTGGCGATCCTGCTGCACGACACCGGCTGGGCCCGCGTCGACGAACGACGCATCCTCGACGAGGGCTTCTCGGGCGACTGGCGGCGGGCCGATGTGCGCTACGAGCACGAACGGCACGGCTGCGACATCGCGCGCGAGGTCCTCCCGCCGCTCGGCTACGATGACGACTTCGTCGAACGGGTGACGGCGATCATCGACGGACACGACACCCGGCCTGTGGCCCACTCGCTCGAGGACAGCCTCGTGCGAGACGCCGATCGCCTGTGGCGGTTCACTCCCGCCGGGATCGCCCTCGCCTCCGGCTGGTTCCGGCTCACGCCCGCTGAGTACTGCCGGCGGCTGCGTGCGGAGATCATCCCCGAGCTGCTGACCGAAGCCGCCGTGCTGATGGCCGAGGCGGAGCTCGGTCGATCGGAGATCCTGCTCAAGACGGAGCAGCTCGCATGA
- the folE gene encoding GTP cyclohydrolase I, with protein sequence MAVDRERVAALVTELLSAIGEDPDRPGLKLTPQRVADAYTEFFSGVGEDPAEPLSHTISVSRGPAPDTLPSGAVMLRDIHFRSVCEHHLLLFRGKAHIAYLPGEQVVGLGALPKVVDVLASRPQVQERLGEQIADTIWDALDTRGVLVVLEATHGCVTFRGERQRDASTVTIAARGEFTDPISRTELMLLMGAPRE encoded by the coding sequence GTGGCCGTTGACCGAGAGCGCGTCGCCGCGCTCGTGACCGAGCTTCTGTCGGCGATCGGGGAGGACCCCGATCGCCCGGGACTGAAGCTCACGCCGCAGCGCGTCGCCGACGCCTACACCGAATTCTTCTCCGGCGTCGGGGAAGACCCCGCCGAGCCGCTCTCGCACACCATCTCGGTCAGTCGCGGTCCCGCGCCCGACACGCTGCCGTCGGGCGCGGTGATGCTCCGCGACATCCACTTCCGCTCGGTCTGCGAGCATCACCTGCTGCTCTTCCGCGGCAAGGCCCACATCGCCTACCTGCCGGGGGAGCAGGTGGTGGGTCTGGGTGCTCTGCCGAAGGTCGTCGACGTGCTCGCCTCGCGCCCGCAGGTGCAGGAGCGACTGGGCGAACAGATCGCCGACACGATCTGGGATGCGCTCGACACCCGCGGCGTGCTCGTCGTGCTCGAGGCGACCCACGGGTGCGTCACCTTCCGCGGAGAGCGCCAGCGGGATGCCTCCACGGTGACGATCGCCGCGCGCGGCGAATTCACCGACCCGATCTCGAGGACCGAGCTGATGCTGCTCATGGGGGCACCGCGCGAATGA
- a CDS encoding PH domain-containing protein, whose protein sequence is MTSAPGPTRSPLSDGDWHRLHPLTPLLRGGLTLVIIAGILIANFRDRLIQGVVPIFVPEVDPGDFETGDPLDFIFERGLILAALGAVIVVVIVLVGVFYLSWRFHTFRITGDDVEVRSGVLFRTQRRAPLDRVQGVNLTRPMIARLMGMAKLEVVGAGTDGNVKLEYLSTANAEAVRADILRLASGRRLAEARQAAAAAGGGRVSAAASTVAAGLTEMIDGAEEPVDEPDSVVNIPVGRLIASHLLDGSLLFLIVLVAAIVVASILGTPWLLLTAIPALLGFGAYWVRTITRSLRYSIAPTSSGVRITFGLFTTVTETLPPGRIHALEISQPILWRPAGWWAITVNRLSGRGLEAAGTDQFATVLPVGNRTDVERVLQLLLPHLPREEWPLVFQHGVLGPEEGDPYVTTPRRAAWLRPTSWRRNGAFLTPDVLFVRRGFIWRKLALFPLARMQSLAIAQGPVDRAVGVANLQVHTVIGRVSGSLGIIDRDDAVSLFERTEAAAVAAAATDRSHRWAGDEAFDEVAATAGVAAAPADGDVPAEPTDSRRTEEVSP, encoded by the coding sequence GTGACGAGCGCTCCCGGGCCGACCCGCTCACCGCTCAGCGACGGCGACTGGCACCGCCTGCATCCGCTCACTCCGCTTCTGCGGGGCGGGCTGACGCTCGTCATCATCGCCGGCATCCTCATCGCGAACTTCCGCGACCGCCTCATCCAGGGGGTCGTGCCGATCTTCGTCCCCGAGGTCGACCCGGGCGATTTCGAGACCGGTGATCCGCTGGACTTCATCTTCGAGCGCGGGCTCATCCTCGCCGCCCTCGGCGCGGTGATCGTGGTCGTCATCGTGCTCGTCGGCGTCTTCTACCTGTCGTGGCGGTTCCACACCTTCCGCATCACCGGTGACGATGTCGAGGTGCGCAGCGGCGTGCTCTTCCGCACCCAGCGGCGGGCGCCGCTGGACCGGGTGCAGGGGGTCAACCTCACGAGGCCCATGATCGCCCGGCTCATGGGCATGGCGAAGCTCGAGGTCGTCGGCGCCGGCACCGACGGCAACGTCAAGCTCGAGTACCTCTCCACCGCCAACGCCGAGGCGGTGCGGGCCGACATCCTGCGCCTCGCCTCGGGGCGCCGCCTGGCCGAGGCCCGCCAGGCGGCTGCGGCGGCCGGCGGCGGTCGGGTGTCGGCGGCCGCGTCGACCGTCGCTGCAGGGCTGACCGAGATGATCGACGGGGCGGAAGAACCCGTCGACGAACCCGACTCGGTGGTGAACATCCCGGTGGGGCGCCTCATCGCGTCGCACCTCCTCGACGGCTCGCTGCTGTTCCTGATCGTCCTCGTCGCGGCGATCGTGGTGGCCTCGATCCTCGGGACGCCGTGGCTGCTGCTGACCGCCATCCCGGCTCTCCTCGGTTTCGGGGCGTATTGGGTGCGCACGATCACGAGGTCGCTGCGGTACTCGATCGCACCCACCTCGAGCGGCGTGCGCATCACCTTCGGCCTGTTCACCACCGTCACCGAGACGCTGCCGCCCGGCCGGATCCACGCCCTCGAGATCAGTCAGCCGATCCTGTGGCGGCCGGCCGGATGGTGGGCGATCACCGTCAACCGGCTGTCCGGACGAGGTCTGGAAGCCGCGGGGACCGACCAGTTCGCCACCGTCCTCCCCGTCGGCAACCGCACCGACGTCGAACGCGTCCTGCAGCTGCTGCTGCCGCACCTGCCGCGCGAGGAATGGCCGCTGGTGTTCCAGCACGGCGTGCTCGGGCCGGAGGAGGGCGACCCCTACGTGACCACGCCGCGCCGGGCCGCGTGGCTTCGGCCCACCAGTTGGCGGCGCAACGGCGCCTTCCTCACGCCCGACGTGCTGTTCGTGCGCCGAGGGTTCATCTGGCGCAAGCTCGCGCTCTTCCCGCTCGCACGGATGCAGAGCCTCGCCATCGCGCAGGGGCCCGTCGACCGTGCGGTCGGTGTCGCCAATCTCCAGGTGCACACCGTCATCGGCCGCGTGAGCGGGTCGCTCGGCATCATCGATCGGGATGACGCGGTGTCGCTGTTCGAGCGCACCGAAGCAGCGGCGGTCGCGGCCGCCGCCACCGACCGCAGCCACCGGTGGGCGGGCGACGAGGCGTTCGATGAGGTCGCGGCGACCGCCGGCGTCGCCGCCGCGCCGGCGGATGGAGACGTGCCAGCCGAACCGACCGACTCGCGCCGCACCGAGGAGGTGTCGCCGTGA
- the folB gene encoding dihydroneopterin aldolase: MDGDTITLTGLRVFGYHGVYDDERQGGQDFVIDLDLTLDTRPAAASDDVSDTVHYGELAEEVAAIVAGDPVNLLETLADRIARAVLGRPLVSAVRVTVHKPQAPIPLSFTDVSVTITRARTETGGHPHESSTG, from the coding sequence GTGGACGGCGACACGATCACGCTGACGGGCCTGCGGGTCTTCGGGTACCACGGCGTTTACGACGACGAGCGGCAGGGCGGTCAGGACTTCGTCATCGACCTGGATCTGACGCTCGACACCCGCCCCGCGGCGGCCAGCGACGACGTCTCCGACACCGTGCACTACGGCGAGCTCGCCGAAGAGGTCGCCGCCATCGTCGCGGGCGACCCGGTGAACCTGCTCGAGACACTTGCCGACCGCATCGCCCGCGCGGTGCTCGGGCGCCCGCTCGTCTCGGCCGTGCGTGTCACCGTTCACAAGCCGCAGGCCCCGATCCCGCTGAGCTTCACCGATGTGTCGGTGACGATCACGCGCGCGCGGACCGAAACAGGAGGGCACCCACATGAGTCGTCGACTGGCTGA
- the folK gene encoding 2-amino-4-hydroxy-6-hydroxymethyldihydropteridine diphosphokinase: MSRRLAERLQTDATPRRRDEAIAVVALGSNLGDRAAILEAALTDLARLPLVTHVQTATPMESVALTPEGRDADAPAYLNSVALLTTRLAPTVLLGYLHAIEARHGRERGVRWADRTLDLDLIAYGEVTSDGPVLILPHPRAAERDFVLEPWLQVDPDAMLPGVGRVADILARLREPS, encoded by the coding sequence ATGAGTCGTCGACTGGCTGAGCGACTGCAGACGGATGCGACGCCCCGGCGCCGCGACGAGGCGATCGCCGTCGTCGCGCTCGGATCGAACCTGGGAGACCGCGCCGCCATCCTCGAAGCGGCGCTGACCGACCTCGCCCGCCTGCCGCTGGTCACCCATGTGCAGACCGCCACGCCCATGGAGTCGGTGGCGCTGACACCGGAGGGGCGGGACGCCGACGCCCCTGCCTACCTCAACTCGGTGGCCCTGCTCACCACGCGCCTCGCACCGACGGTGCTGCTCGGCTATCTGCACGCCATCGAGGCGCGGCACGGTCGGGAGCGGGGGGTCCGCTGGGCCGACCGCACGCTCGATCTCGACCTCATCGCCTACGGCGAGGTGACCAGCGACGGCCCGGTGCTGATCCTCCCGCACCCGCGGGCCGCGGAGCGTGACTTCGTCCTCGAGCCCTGGCTGCAGGTCGACCCCGACGCGATGCTTCCCGGGGTCGGCCGTGTCGCCGACATCCTCGCCCGTCTGCGGGAACCCTCGTGA
- a CDS encoding aldehyde dehydrogenase family protein, which translates to MTLAATLSGLRDAHRAAAASLPYTRVESFRIGGEDVAVRRRSSAVIDPATGEQWGAVPVAEPADVDAAVSAARTALADWAATAPAARAAALQRMAEAVERRADALGLTNTLENGTPVSESSGAAANAASILRVFASLVDHLERPDVRPFPGGDRETLVARDPIGVCALIAPWNFPINLVVIKLAPALLAGCAVVIKPASPTPLSVRFLLDAATEAGIPAGVINLVTGDGATGDALVRHPGVDKVAFTGSTPVGRRIAAACGELLRPVTLELGGKSSAIVLPDADLDLMSAGLIRSCLRNTGQTCYISTRIIATPERYDDVVDMVAATVAAAPVGDPLDPTTVFGPVATASQRDSVVGHIRAGLREGARAVVGGDVAAPVDGGFFVAPTVFADVRPHHAIAQEEIFGPVITILPARDVDDAIAIANGTRFGLGGIVFGRDEDAAFEVARRIDTGSVGINFFASNHYAPFGGRHDSGLGVEYGIEGLEAYLVPQSIHRARPGGRP; encoded by the coding sequence ATGACTCTCGCCGCCACCCTCTCGGGTCTCCGCGACGCGCACCGCGCCGCCGCGGCATCCCTTCCTTACACCCGGGTCGAGTCCTTCCGGATCGGAGGGGAGGATGTCGCGGTGCGACGCCGCTCGTCGGCGGTGATCGACCCCGCCACCGGCGAGCAGTGGGGGGCCGTGCCGGTCGCCGAACCCGCCGACGTCGACGCCGCCGTCTCCGCGGCCCGCACCGCGCTCGCCGACTGGGCCGCGACGGCGCCCGCCGCCCGTGCGGCGGCGCTGCAGAGGATGGCGGAAGCCGTCGAGCGGCGCGCCGACGCGCTGGGACTGACCAACACGCTCGAGAACGGCACGCCCGTGTCCGAGAGCTCGGGGGCGGCCGCGAACGCCGCATCGATCCTCCGGGTGTTCGCCTCCCTCGTCGATCACCTCGAGCGCCCCGACGTCCGCCCCTTCCCGGGCGGTGATCGGGAGACGCTCGTGGCGCGTGATCCCATCGGCGTCTGCGCCCTCATCGCACCGTGGAACTTCCCGATCAACCTCGTCGTCATCAAGCTCGCGCCAGCCTTGCTCGCGGGATGCGCGGTCGTCATCAAGCCCGCCAGCCCGACGCCCCTCTCGGTGCGGTTCCTCCTCGACGCGGCCACCGAGGCAGGGATCCCGGCCGGCGTGATCAACCTCGTGACCGGCGACGGGGCGACCGGCGACGCGCTCGTGCGGCATCCGGGCGTCGACAAGGTCGCCTTCACCGGATCCACACCCGTCGGTCGCCGGATCGCCGCCGCCTGCGGGGAGCTGCTGCGTCCGGTGACCCTCGAGCTCGGCGGGAAGTCCTCGGCGATCGTCCTTCCCGACGCCGACCTCGACCTGATGTCGGCCGGGCTCATCCGCAGCTGCCTGCGGAACACCGGCCAGACCTGCTACATCTCCACCCGCATCATCGCCACCCCCGAGCGGTACGACGACGTGGTGGACATGGTCGCCGCCACCGTCGCCGCCGCGCCGGTCGGAGACCCGCTCGACCCCACGACGGTGTTCGGCCCGGTCGCGACGGCGTCGCAGCGCGACAGCGTCGTGGGGCACATCCGCGCGGGGCTCCGCGAGGGTGCGCGCGCGGTCGTGGGCGGAGATGTCGCGGCACCGGTCGACGGCGGCTTCTTCGTCGCGCCGACGGTGTTCGCCGATGTGCGACCGCACCACGCGATCGCGCAGGAGGAGATCTTCGGACCGGTCATCACGATCCTCCCGGCCCGCGACGTCGACGATGCGATCGCGATCGCGAACGGCACGCGCTTCGGGCTCGGGGGCATCGTGTTCGGTCGCGACGAGGACGCTGCGTTCGAGGTCGCCCGCCGCATCGACACCGGCTCGGTCGGCATCAACTTCTTCGCCTCGAACCACTACGCGCCCTTCGGCGGACGCCACGACTCAGGGCTCGGGGTGGAGTACGGGATCGAAGGCCTGGAGGCCTACCTCGTTCCGCAGTCCATCCACCGTGCCCGACCGGGGGGCAGGCCCTGA
- a CDS encoding DUF3180 domain-containing protein, which produces MRRTRPLVLVIVAALGVAVGFLIDQALTSAGRATFTPAVSLPILLVLLAAVVVALAVPIRRATRGTAAPVDPFRALRIAVLAKASSLVGAIVTGIAAGLALFLLTRPVPPSLGSLGAVIATALCAVLLVVAGLVAEQFCTIRKDDDDEQPGGSDPGLQPGGH; this is translated from the coding sequence GTGAGGCGCACGCGCCCGCTCGTCCTCGTCATCGTCGCCGCCCTCGGCGTCGCCGTCGGATTCCTGATCGACCAGGCGCTCACCTCGGCGGGGCGGGCGACCTTCACCCCGGCCGTGTCCCTGCCGATCCTCCTGGTGCTGCTGGCTGCCGTGGTCGTCGCCCTCGCGGTGCCGATCCGCCGCGCCACGCGCGGGACCGCGGCACCGGTCGATCCGTTCCGCGCGCTGCGCATCGCGGTGCTGGCGAAGGCGTCGAGCCTGGTCGGGGCGATCGTGACGGGAATCGCGGCGGGCTTGGCTCTATTCCTGCTCACCCGCCCCGTTCCGCCCTCGCTAGGCTCGTTGGGGGCCGTCATCGCGACGGCCCTGTGCGCGGTGCTGCTGGTGGTCGCGGGCCTGGTCGCAGAGCAGTTCTGCACGATCCGGAAGGATGACGATGACGAACAGCCCGGAGGCTCCGACCCCGGACTCCAACCCGGCGGACACTGA
- the folP gene encoding dihydropteroate synthase — protein sequence MTVVMGIVNVTPDSFSDGGRYFAQDAAIARGRVLRAAGADILDIGGESTRPGADRVEPRVEQERVLPVIRALAAEGATVSIDTMNASTAVAAVEAGAVIVNDVSGGLADAGMLAAVAGSRAEVVIGHWRGPSSDMYARAEYGDVVREVVTELSARLDAAAVAGIAPSRVILDPGIGFGKRGDQNWAVLRGLPRILGIGPRVLVGTSRKRFLAETLVSGGADISSTATQDEESEDRRDLATAVTSALAAREGVWGVRVHDVRATRDALLIAEAWEGDRRWTATRSR from the coding sequence ATGACCGTCGTCATGGGCATCGTCAACGTCACACCCGACTCCTTCAGCGACGGCGGCCGTTACTTCGCACAGGACGCCGCGATCGCACGCGGCCGCGTCCTTCGTGCCGCCGGTGCCGACATCCTCGACATCGGCGGTGAGTCGACCCGTCCCGGTGCCGACCGGGTCGAGCCGCGTGTCGAGCAGGAGCGCGTGCTTCCGGTGATCCGGGCACTGGCGGCCGAGGGCGCGACGGTGAGCATCGACACCATGAACGCCTCCACCGCCGTCGCCGCCGTCGAGGCCGGAGCCGTGATCGTCAACGACGTCTCGGGCGGGCTCGCCGACGCCGGAATGCTCGCCGCCGTCGCCGGATCGCGCGCCGAGGTCGTCATCGGCCACTGGCGGGGGCCCTCGAGCGACATGTACGCACGGGCCGAGTACGGCGACGTCGTCCGCGAGGTCGTCACCGAGCTCTCGGCGCGTCTGGACGCAGCCGCGGTCGCCGGTATCGCGCCGTCGCGCGTCATCCTCGATCCGGGCATCGGGTTCGGCAAACGCGGCGACCAGAACTGGGCGGTGCTGCGCGGGCTCCCTCGCATCCTCGGCATCGGCCCCCGCGTGCTCGTCGGAACGAGCCGCAAGCGGTTCCTGGCCGAGACGCTCGTCTCCGGCGGCGCCGACATCTCATCGACGGCGACGCAGGACGAGGAATCCGAAGATCGGCGCGACCTGGCGACGGCCGTCACGAGCGCGCTCGCCGCGCGTGAGGGGGTGTGGGGCGTGCGCGTGCACGACGTCCGCGCCACCCGCGACGCGCTGCTGATCGCCGAGGCGTGGGAGGGAGACCGTCGGTGGACGGCGACACGATCACGCTGA
- a CDS encoding PH domain-containing protein, with product MTNSPEAPTPDSNPADTERAAVAFEGASTAPAAPAAEPLGADEVRQDDFDPGVFAAGAFDRVVEPRSEHRLPLGDGTWYQLAKAYVQVQLITTGFFFALVLVGGLVAVFAFDLRWLMIPAGILLVILAAVLIVTPRQARSYGYQLRRDDLVFRRGILWQRIVAVPYGRMQLVDITHGPLDRGFGIAQLKIVTAAAVSGVTLPGLTQEAAEQLRDTLIDVAETRRTGL from the coding sequence ATGACGAACAGCCCGGAGGCTCCGACCCCGGACTCCAACCCGGCGGACACTGAGCGGGCCGCCGTGGCCTTCGAGGGAGCGTCGACCGCACCGGCCGCGCCGGCGGCCGAGCCGCTCGGCGCCGACGAGGTCCGGCAGGACGACTTCGACCCGGGGGTGTTCGCCGCCGGCGCCTTCGATCGTGTCGTCGAGCCGCGCTCGGAGCACCGCCTCCCCCTCGGCGACGGCACCTGGTACCAGCTGGCGAAGGCCTACGTGCAGGTGCAGCTGATCACGACCGGCTTCTTCTTCGCCCTGGTGCTCGTCGGCGGTCTCGTCGCGGTGTTCGCGTTCGACCTGCGCTGGCTGATGATCCCGGCCGGGATCCTCCTGGTGATCCTCGCCGCGGTTCTCATCGTCACTCCCCGCCAGGCGCGGTCCTACGGCTATCAGCTCCGGCGGGACGACCTGGTGTTCCGCCGCGGCATCCTGTGGCAGCGCATCGTCGCCGTCCCCTACGGGCGGATGCAACTGGTGGACATCACCCACGGTCCCCTCGATCGCGGCTTCGGCATCGCCCAGCTGAAGATCGTCACCGCGGCCGCCGTGTCGGGGGTCACGCTGCCCGGTCTCACGCAGGAGGCTGCCGAGCAGCTGCGCGACACCCTCATCGATGTCGCCGAGACCCGCCGGACGGGACTGTGA